The Candidatus Methylomirabilota bacterium genome includes the window CGCGGTGGCCAGCGCCGCCGTGTCGTCGAAGACCTTCACCAGGGCGCCGTCGCTCATGACCCCATGATACCGGCTCACACCAGCCTGGCGTCGAGAGCTCGTTGTCGCGCCAGCGCGTCCCGGTAGTGTGCATGGCGGGCCGCATCCGGGCGGACCGTCTCGCCGACGGGTGGGCGGGCGGAGGCGAGCTCGGGTCGCAGGCCGAGCGCCGAGAGCGCGAGCAGCGCCGCGCCGCGGCTCGTTGCCTCCTCATCGGGCAGCACCGTGATGGCCCGGCCGAGCACGTCGGCGATGATCTGAGCCCACGTCCGCGAGTGGGCGACTCCGCCACCTGAGGCGAGAACCGCGTGATCGGGCGCGACGCACGGCCTGAGCAGCTCGTGGACGATACCGAGACGCAGCGCAATCGCCTCGAGCACCGCGCGCAAGATGTGCACCCCCGTGGTGTCCAACCGCAGGCCGGTGATGCTCGCGCGGCGCTCGCCTCGCCAGCCGGGCGCACGCTCACCGGCGATGAAGGGCAGCACGGTCAGGCCGTGGCCGTCGGCCGGAAGCGCGGCGAGCGCCGCCTCGGTGGCGGGCCCCTCGGGCAGGCGCAGGACGTCGCGGCACCATGCCAGCAGATTCCCGCCCTCGCTGAGCGCGCCTCCGACGATGGCGAGCCGCCGGTCCACCCGATAGCGCCAGAGGCCGCGAGGCGGGCTGCCGGGGGCCGTCGTGATCGCACGGAGCGCCGCCGACGTCCCCACGTTGAGGGCAATGCGCGAGGGATCGACACACTCGGAGCCGACGTTGCCGGCCGCGCCATCGCCGATGGCGGGAAACCAGGGCACGCCGCGCAGCGCGGGCCAGCGGCGCGCCCACGCCGGGCGCAGGCCGCGTCGCGGCTCGGTGCGATCCACGAGGGGGAAGAGTTGGCGGCTCCCGATGCCGGCAGCGGCCAGCGCGGTCGCGTCCCAGGTGAGCGCGGCCTGATCGAAGAGCCCCGTGGCCGAGGCCATCGACACGCTCGTGGCCCCTTCACCGAAGAAGGCGAGCTCCAGGTGCTCACCGATGGAGCCCCAGCGCATCACACGCTGGGCCTCGGCCGGGCGCGCGCGCGCGAGCCAGCGCAGCTTGGCCGGCCAGTACGACGCGTGGACGTGACAGCCGGTGCGCGCGTGCAGCGCTGCCTCGTCGAGAGCGCCGGCCAGGAGCGTGGCGTCGCGGGCGCCCCGCGTGTCCGCCCACATGTAGACCGGCGTGACGGCGTGCCCGGCGCCGTCGAAGCCGAGGAGCCCGTGCCAAAAGGTGGCGACGCCCACGCCGGCGACGTCGGGCAGGCCGGGGCCGGCGAGCACGGCGTCGAGGCAGGCGGCCACCGCGGCCAGCAGCGCGTTGGGATCGTGCTCGACACCGCCGTCGGCGGTGAGGGTCGGCTCATACGCGCTCTGATGGAATCGTCGCGGCACGGTGGCGG containing:
- a CDS encoding gluconokinase; this encodes MILALDVGTSSARAAMYDETATVPRRFHQSAYEPTLTADGGVEHDPNALLAAVAACLDAVLAGPGLPDVAGVGVATFWHGLLGFDGAGHAVTPVYMWADTRGARDATLLAGALDEAALHARTGCHVHASYWPAKLRWLARARPAEAQRVMRWGSIGEHLELAFFGEGATSVSMASATGLFDQAALTWDATALAAAGIGSRQLFPLVDRTEPRRGLRPAWARRWPALRGVPWFPAIGDGAAGNVGSECVDPSRIALNVGTSAALRAITTAPGSPPRGLWRYRVDRRLAIVGGALSEGGNLLAWCRDVLRLPEGPATEAALAALPADGHGLTVLPFIAGERAPGWRGERRASITGLRLDTTGVHILRAVLEAIALRLGIVHELLRPCVAPDHAVLASGGGVAHSRTWAQIIADVLGRAITVLPDEEATSRGAALLALSALGLRPELASARPPVGETVRPDAARHAHYRDALARQRALDARLV